A DNA window from Mastomys coucha isolate ucsf_1 unplaced genomic scaffold, UCSF_Mcou_1 pScaffold21, whole genome shotgun sequence contains the following coding sequences:
- the LOC116100781 gene encoding olfactory receptor 56A4: MALSNNSETPISEFLLICFPNYQTWQHWLSLPLSLLFLLAMGANATLLITIRMEASLHEPMYYLLSLLSLLDIVLCLTVIPKVLAIFWFDNKSISFSACFLQMFVMNSFLTMESCTFMIMAYDRYVAICKPLQYPTVITDQFVVRAAIFIISRNALFSLPVPILSARLKYCAQNIIKNCICTNLSVSKLSCDDITFNKLYQLVAGWTLLGSDLILIVLSYSFIFRVVLRIKAEGAVAKALSTCGSHFILILFFSTVLLVLVITNLARERIPPDVPILLNILHHLIPPALNPIVYGVRTREIKQGIQNLLRRL, from the coding sequence ATGGCATTATCCAACAATTCTGAAACTCCCATCTCCGAATTCCTCCTTATTTGCTTTCCCAACTACCAGACCTGGCAGCACTGGCTGTCCCTACCcctcagcctcctcttcctcctggccaTGGGGGCCAATGCCACCCTTCTCATCACCATCAGGATGGAGGCCTCTCTGCATGAACCCATGTACTACTTGCTCAGCCTTCTATCCCTGCTGGACATTGTGCTCTGCCTCACTGTCATACCTAAGGTCCTAGCCATCTTCTGGTTTGACAATAAATCTATCAGCTTTTCTGCCTGCTTCCTCCAGATGTTTGTCATGAACAGTTTCCTGACAATGGAGTCCTGCACCTTCATGatcatggcctatgaccgctatgtggccatctgtaagCCTCTGCAGTACCCGACCGTCATCACTGACCAGTTTGTGGTTAGGGCTGCCATCTTCATTATAAGCCGGAAtgcccttttttctctccctgttcCCATCCTTTCTGCCAGACTAAAGTACTGTGCTCAGAACATCATCAAGAACTGCATCTGCACCAACCTGTCAGTGTCCAAGCTTTCCTGTGACGACATTACCTTCAATAAACTATATCAGCTTGTAGCAGGTTGGACCCTGCTGGGCTCTGACCTCATTCTCATTGTACTCTCCTACTCTTTTATCTTCCGTGTTGTGCTCAGGATCAAAGCAGAGGGAGCTGTGGCCAAAGCCCTGAGCACATGTGGTTCCCATttcatcctcatcctcttcttcagcACAGTCCTGCTGGTGCTGGTCATCACTAACCTGGCCAGGGAGAGGATTCCCCCAGATGTCCCCATACTGCTCAACATCCTGCATCACCTCATCCCTCCAGCACTGAATCCCATTGTTTATGGGGTCAGAACCAGGGAGATCAAGCAGGGAATCCAGAACTTGCTGAGGAGGTTGTAA